AGGAACTGATTTGAACTGTAAATCAAACATCAAGCAGCAAAATGGTAGAGtcaaatttttgttagaaaCTCTCAATTAATTGCGTGATTTTTTCTCCTGCAGTGACTTAAAATGTACCGATGGAAAAGAATATTCTGGCACAGATCGGGTTGTTGCTCACTGCAACGAATTACCAAGTCTTGTGAATCATGTTATTCAATCTTGCATAATTTATGGTGGATATTTTGGCAAGCGCTGAATTGATCGTGGTAAAGATTTACTCAAGTTTTGTGAAAACATTGTTAATACTGCGTTTAGGATTGATTCTAGCTTACCGCTTCAAAAACAACCTCTCACTTAAAGAACTGGCAAAAAGATCAGAGTTAAGAGACAAATTCTTGTTGCAGTATCAGAAGACTAGACAGAAACTAACTCgaacattgaaaaaatttggCCACTGATTAATGCAAAGGGAGTTGAACTAATTTTGGTTTCCGATATAAAAGtcgcaaatataatttgtggtcttGAAACCCATTAATGTATCCACCCTTGTACATGGTGTGACGTCGAATCCAAGTGTTGATGGAGTTGCATCTCCTTATATAAGTTGTCAATCATTATTTCAACAAGTCAGCTACCCTCCACATTTAACTGAACCCATATTTTAATAGCCAGTTTAAGAGAAATGAAtgcagaaaaatttttaaaatatgtggaTGTGCTCCAGCAACTTGCTGATTCAATCTTAGTTCCCAACATATAAGCACATTCTTCAcataattgaagcattcaaaagTTTCAGTTTAGTTGTAAAAGCATTGCTTGGGATTTATCTTTCAACcagattttgtaaaatatttgaaacatttaaatgtattccttatatatatatatatatatatatatatatatatatatatatatatatatatatatatatatatatatatatatatatatatatatatatatatatatatatatatatatatatatatatatatatatatttatatatatatatatatatacatacacatataatCGTTacaagaataaataataataataataatattaggatATATTTACCGCAAAAACtgtttgttttctttgtaacaccgttcataattaaaaaagtaaacagtaCTTGGATGTCGTTCAGCAATGAGAAGAATAGATGAAGAAAAACACGTAATTAATCTCTATTCAATTTTGAAGGAATTTATTCAAATGTGTTCACAAGGGAGCAATCATACTATTGTCTCATCTGTCAAATTGGTCAGCTTAAGCTCAGTCAAAAGCATTCGATATCtgctaaaaatttgaaaaaaatctccACAGATGCTCTAAATGCATTTCAATTCTTGGCAAAAGTATTCCCCATTGTTGAAATGagtaaaaattcaaataaaatatgagAATACTTGTTGCAAACGTCAGTAAAGTTTCTGATTAAAAAGCTGCCACAGTTATTTACCGAAAAGTATCATCACCAAATGGGACTATTCGTGTTGGTAAGACTAAAAGTTGTAGACCTTCACCATTAACGCCGGGTAATTTTGATTCTCCTTCTAACATTTCGCTTTAAGAAACATGAGGAGGGTCAAAAATGGAAAAAGCAATCATCCACTGTAAAGACTTTAATGTATTGCTTGACTATGTTCTTTTGGAAAGAAAGATATTTTCTGACCATATCATCAAACATGGAACAAATGGTGGTGCAGgagttttgaaatgttttgaaataaagttataaattaaatgtgGAGAACTGCAAACATTTGGTTCTCTCAAAGCTTCgttttaaacatttgctttttCTGGCAATGATGTAAAGAGTgcaacaaaatttgtaaatgtCATTCGTGAATCCATACTTGAAGCAGATGACACTGTCCGTGTTTTGGGTTTGAAAAGAAAGCAGCATTTCACATTTTTCCCCTTATTGATGCCTTACGAAAGTTCAAAGCTGTTTTAAAGACATACTTTGGGAATGTTTTGgaacataattttaatttaaaaaaatttcttttctagCACTTTTTCTTGGCACTTACTGCAGGAAATATGACTGCAAAAgttaatactaaatatttttcatatcaAGGATTTCATCATGAAAAAGAACACTTCATTAGAAATTAATAGTGAGCAAAAACTAAAGAtgtaaaactttagttttttgttcACTATTAACTAAAACTAGTTTCATAATAATTGGCGATGGTATAAACGTCTCATTTCACATCAAGAATATCAAactcaactttaaaaaaagtgttgttgATATTAACAGCAAACATTTGTAAAACTGTCTTAAGACTTTCAAAACAGTCCCTCTTGAATAAAAAATCATGTATATTTTGTTCTTGATAGTGAATTAAagaattacatatttatttgtaCCGTGGAAATGCAAAGTTTTTTACTGCtgttattttcttaataataataaactaaatgttgaataacttttttgaatataatgttttgatatcagtttttacatttttatgatCCAGATATCATAGGCTTTTAAACCGCATATCTCATTTTAAACTCCTTATGCCATTTTCCAGGTCAGCTCGATGAGGTTATCTTGATTTTTTGACAAGATTGGAACGTTTGCCAAAACGTTGAAAACTGCatatgtttgttaattaaaaaatttatacagtcTTTAGATTTcgtaatgcaaaaaaaaaagatttaaaaaaatagttttatgaaaTCCTAACATTTTCATTACACGTTGGTGGAACACACGCtatgaaaaacgttttttttttataggccTTTTCATGAATTTAAACTCAAAAACtcagcttaaaataaaaattgtatttttacttGAATTCTCTAGAGTAACATAACTGTTTGATGTTTTTCAAGCTGTTTAGTTCACTAAGTACATTACGTTAAGTTTTGTTTACGAAACCTTATTAAACTATATGTAATTGTTATAGtataaagataaaactttattcgaaaactttttctaactggtttaattttatatatataaaatttttttaaatttaatgataacgcgctgcatttaaaaaaaagcgaaaagtTTAATAAGAAGATGAAACTTTTTacttagtaaataatattaaatttattttaatcaaaaaaagaactttttataataCATCTAACCGTACGTCTATTTTTAGGTATTCAatctttttcagaaaatttattttcacgcAAGAAACTACTTTGTGAAattcaagattattttttacaagatGCAAACGAGCCAACTTTAGTATTATATGGAATGTCGGGTGTCGGAAAGACACATATTGCCAGAAAATATTGTGAAATATCGTATAACTTCTATAAAAACGTTGTTTGGATTGACGCAGCATTTGCAATGTTACAAACTTCAATGAGAAACCATTGTCAAATATTAGGATTCGAGGTTCAAGATTCAAAAGGagattattttgatataaaagtgATTGTTGGAAAAATTCACaactattataaatatgaaaaaactttatatgtttttgaCAATGTCGACGATGAAAgtgttaaaaacttatcaacGTACATTTCAAAAAAACCGAATTCATTCACGTTGATTACTTCCCAATGGAGAACGTGGtcaaataatgtaaataaaatgtttgttgatgttttttcttCTGAAGAAGCATTcgcttatgtaaaaaatattactagaGAAAGTAGCGACGAAAACATAAGAAACTTAATTAAAGAACTTGGTTATCATCCGTTTGCAATTAGTCaggcaataaaatatataaatatatataaagtttcgATAGAAAAATACATAGATCGATATAGATCGAAACCAGCagaaatattagaaaataataactttccGACAGAAATAGAATCAAAGTCTGCAATAAAAGCAAttaacttagttttaataaaattagaaaaaattcaaccttttctatttaaaatattaaactgtttatcTCATTGTGACGGTCAAAACATCAGTAAACAGTTTATAACACAAATCTCAAATCAAATGGAAACAAACGATGAATCTTTAATCGATGAAGCTATTGTGTTACTAATGAGTTATTCTTTACTAAActattttgatgataaaaaatatacaatacaCGAACTGACGCAGTTAACAtgtaaatgttttcaaaaaagaaactcAAGTACAAATACATATCTTGATTTATTCgaaaattactttaaagttGAATTGAATCAAGTAAAAGATCACATGGATTACggaaatgattttgtttttcattttatatatatgtttcgtACTAACGGAAAAAGATTTTCGAAAACCTTCCATTGTATGAcgaattctattaaaaaattattagtatgtAAAGGTTTATTTGAAGAAgcaattgaaatattaaaaattgttcaaaattttaatacagaAACTTAtggtgaaaataataaaatcacgcTTGATACAAAAGATGATATCGCAAGCTGTTTGAacaatatgggaaaatataacgaagctttagaaatttattatgctgttgataaaataagaactgaaattttaggtatcaaccatccgtctacaatgacaacaaaacataatatcgcaatctgtttgaacaatatgggaaaatataacgaagctttagaaatttattattctgttgataaaataaaaactgaaattttaggtatcaaccatccggatacaatgacaacaaaacataatatcgcaaactgtttgaacgatatgggaaaatataacgaagctttagaaatttattatgctgttgataaaataagaactgaaattttaggtatcaaccatccgtctacaatgacaacaaaacataatatcgcaatctgtttgaacaatatgggaaaatataacgaagctttagaaatttattattctgttgataaaataaaaactgaaattttaggtatcaaccatccggatacaatgacaacaaaacataatatcgcaagctgtttgaacgatatgggaaaatataacgaagctttagaaatttattattctgttgataaaatacaaactgaaattttaggtatcaaccatccggatacaatgacaacaaaacataatatcgcaagctgtttgaacgatatgggaaaatataacgaagctttagaaatttattattctgttgataaaataaaaactgaaattttaggtatcaaccatccggatacaatgacaacaaaacataatatcgcaagcTGTTTGGACGgcatgggaaaatataacgaagctttagaaatttattattctgttgataaaataggaactgaaattttaggtatcaaccatccgtctacaatgaaaacaaaacattgTATCGCACTCTGTTTGAACaaaatgggaaaatataacgaagctttagaaatttattattctgttgataaaataaaaactgaaattttaggtatcaaccatccgtctacaatgacaacaaaacataatatcgctaGCTGTTTGAacgatatgggaaaatataaagaagctttagaaatttattattctgttgataaaataaaaactgaaattttaggtatcaaccatccggatacaatgacaacaaaacatagtatcgcaatctgtttgaacaaaatgggaaaatataacgaagctttagaaatttattattctgttgataaaataaaaactgaaattttaggtatcaaccatccgtctacaatgacaacaaaacattgtatcgcaatctgtttgaacaatatgggaaaatataacgaagctttagaaatttattattctgttgataaaataaaaactgaaattttaggtatcaaccatccggatacaatgacaacaaaacataatatcgcaagcTGTTTGGACGgcatgggaaaatataacgaagctttagaaatttattattctgttgataaaataggaagtgaaattttaggtatcaaccatccgtctacaatgacaacaaaacattGTATCGCACTCTGTTTGAACaaaatgggaaaatataacgaagctttagaaatttattattctgttgataaaataaaaactgaaattttaggtatcaaccatccgtctacaatgacaacaaaacataatatcgctaGCTGTTTGAacgatatgggaaaatataaagaagctttagaaatttattattctgttgataaaataaaaactgaaattttaggtatcaaccatccggatacaatgacaacaaaacatagtatcgcaatctgtttgaacaaaatgggaaaatataacgaagctttagaaatttattattctgttgataaaataaaaactgaaattttaggtatcaaccatccgtctacaatgacaacaaaacattgtatcgcaatctgtttgaacaatatgggaaaatataacgaagctttagaaatttattattctgttgataaaataaaaactgaaattttaggtatcaaccatccgtctacaatgacaacaaaacataatatcgcaagctgtttgaacgatatgggaaaatataaagaagctttagaaatttattattctgttgataaaatagaaactgaaattttaggtatcaaccatccggaTACAATggcaacaaaacataatatcgcaagctgtttgaacgatatgggaaaatataacgaagctttagaaatttattattctgttgataaaatacgaactgaaattttaggtatcaaccatccggaTACAATggcaacaaaacataatatcgcacaATGTTTGAacaatatgggaaaatataacgaagctttagaaatttattattctgttgataaaataaaaactgaaattttaggtatcaaccatccgtctacaatggcaacaaaacataatatcgcaagTTGTTTGTacaatatgggaaaatataacgaagctttagaaatttattattctgttgataaaatacaaactgaaatttttggtatcaaccatccggatacaatgacaacaaaacattGTATTGCAATCtgtttgaataattaaaaaaaaaagcaagcgagttgtttaattatttgattattatattagttttaatatatataaagtttatctgttcataaaatataattgacaaacgtttttctttaaaagttagaGAACTCCgaattttattctaataaattaatttttaataaacttttctaataaaaaaaaaaagattgtttatttCTGTGTTTATAgtgttaatattatatattattattcattatatattatagtgattattaaaatctttatattttaaaattaaaaagggGCAAAAGCAGTTTAtagtttaaacttaattttttaagtctATGTTATTTAAAAGCTAAGATTTTGTTATTgcgatttatatatatatatatatatatatatatatatatatatatatatatatatatatatatatatatatatatatatatatatatatatatatacttaattggTTAAAGTATATTCAAAAGATGAAGCAATTAATACTACTCCCTCAGGAATTATAGTATGGAATATTAGGAAAacgtttttgatttttattattaatttttgaatctCACGATAgtaatttactattaaattactaatttactaaattactaatttaaattattaatttacttcTAAATTACTAGTGATGACGATTTATGCttttattcttattaatttaaagtagaaaaataattataaataaagaaaattgaaatgtattaacttaatttagttaaaataaataaaaaaaatataatagtaatttaaattgattgttAACACAGATAAAAAAGTCGTCATAAAACATAAAGAGAATTATTAAAACGGctgtatttgttttaataataataattttttaatgatatttttttcttattttattaattttaaataagttttgcactaaaaaaaaattacgtatGAACGAgagtttcgttttttaaaaattttttaaaagaacgcATAGATTCAAATAAGATTGAACACAGGTGGCACTGATCTTGATAATGCTAACCTAGCTGACCTAAGAACACCCCttcacagtgggccagaattcacttttactggacaaaattcacaactaatttaatattagggCTATATTGATTGAAATTAGGATGAGTAATAATATGATGTCTGCGCTTCTTATGaaggtgttatttttttaactcgtTGCTATGGATACTAAATTTCGGATAGCAAAAATCTAGTTTTGGTATTTGCAGATATTTTTACGAGTGCtatgtttaacaaattttatataagtacCAATATGAGGCTTTTTAAAAAcgtgaatatattttttatttagttgctatggatacctaatTTTGCTTAGCAGCAACTAACTTTTATTAGTTGCATATGTTTTATTTGCGCTATGTACACTATTTAGCACCTGTTTTATTATGAGACCCTTGCTCGTGAAaagcaaaacttatttaagtttaatatgaTTACACGTtgctaaataaaattgttttcctgtagaaaaaaattgtattttagcttaattaattagtttttctaaTTAACAGATTTTACGAGCGTctacagaatttttaaaatttgtatgtttatattgttCCCATGCATTCACAATCATCAAAAATCTTTGACAATGTAATCTATAAGTAGTAAAAGCTCAGCAAACAATAATTCACAAGAATTTGAAGTTGACAAAGTTGcaacttttctttgtttttaatcatGATTCTTGAAATGATAATGTAGGTTTGcctagttgtttatttttactatcCTTTATTAATGTggtattaaaatcatttttaagccAAGCtgaattctttataataaacctTGCACCGGTTAGTTTACTATGAATCCATCTCTTAacataatcaaaataaataaacgaaagACTGTTGagtcaaataaattattgaattttgcTTCTTGTGACACTCATGAAGCCTAAATAAAAACAGCATTTCAACATCTAAAATGAATAGCCTCAACCAAAGCAACCAAAATagattattaaatcaatttggTTTGACAAGCGctaaataaataagaacaaaatttttattaggatatatatatatatatatatatatatatatatatatatatatatatatatatatatatatatatatatatatatatatatatatatatatatatatatatatatatatatatatatatatatatatatatatatattattgttcagTAATACGTTTTGTATGACTAAGACCGTTTTATATGTTTTccacgttttttaaaattttgtgcaaataaaaatttttgagcgCAATTACAGATTTTTTGTTAGATAAAAGAGTTCAAACGTAAAAGAAAACCTAAGTGGCGCCTTGCGGCAGCCagatttatgaaattattaaagcaaacatatataagctttaaaatatcTGAGTATAAAAGCAAGATgtagcaattaaaaaaatatattgtcaattacaagtaaaagttataacATATTTGCTATAAATATGTTAATTACATACCAATTTTAGtctaacaacttttaaaatctaGATAATATATAGagttataatacaatattttaaaaagcgcaatattttatgtaaattttatttatttccatcgattttttaaacaacatttttctctttataattttttttttcaaatttacatttGCGTCTATTTCAACCACAGCATTAGtatattcattaaaactttaagtGTATATAAAcggttttaattcttttataatgttCTTATATAGGTTCGGCACCATTCAGGCATCAAAAttctgatttttgtttttatacttttgtccagtcactggcccactgtgcacttATATGGGGGTGATGGCATACACATCAAAGTACCCtatgatgcaaattttgaaatcttttaattttttagttcaaGTTAAGAGAAACTTTGACTTCATAATGTGACAATAAAAACACCTGTAGAATGAGAAACTGATCAGCCGTGTAGAATGAGAAATTGAGCAGCCGTAGCTGCTCAGCAAGTGGCAGCCGTAGCTGCTCAGCAAGTAGCAAACTGAACAACTTtagcgcagtggtagcgcataAACaaaagatccgtggttcaaaccaaACCTTATGACAATTTTTGTGACATTGATTTGGAAGTAGGCGTGAACTTTCAATGAAATGCTCATCcacagtgctctgtgataagaccgtgaggacttcttagggcacctaaataaaattaaaaaaaaaaaaaaaaaagagtcacttcatataatttaataaaaattggtgcaaatgtagcATATGGCCTCAATAAAttctatataaagttttatttgaaatttttttctagttaagAATTTATAGCAGTTTGagtttataatttgttaaatttttgctTGACCTTAAAACGTTACCTATTACTGtgatatttaatcaaaattttcaaaataaaggtTACTTATGTGTTTTACTATgtaatatcaaaaacttttgttataattgttttattgctaaatgtaatatattttttttttctttttttttttacagcaatcattattatatatttcaaaaacaaataacatttacatgtccccagtttatataaatgtccaccacaaataattacaattaaaataataaacttaaaaattcgtggtttataata
This genomic interval from Hydra vulgaris chromosome 01, alternate assembly HydraT2T_AEP contains the following:
- the LOC136075196 gene encoding uncharacterized protein LOC136075196 isoform X1, translating into MYKQVGYEDSKTGIQSFSENLFSRKKLLCEIQDYFLQDANEPTLVLYGMSGVGKTHIARKYCEISYNFYKNVVWIDAAFAMLQTSMRNHCQILGFEVQDSKGDYFDIKVIVGKIHNYYKYEKTLYVFDNVDDESVKNLSTYISKKPNSFTLITSQWRTWSNNVNKMFVDVFSSEEAFAYVKNITRESSDENIRNLIKELGYHPFAISQAIKYINIYKVSIEKYIDRYRSKPAEILENNNFPTEIESKSAIKAINLVLIKLEKIQPFLFKILNCLSHCDGQNISKQFITQISNQMETNDESLIDEAIVLLMSYSLLNYFDDKKYTIHELTQLTCKCFQKRNSSTNTYLDLFENYFKVELNQVKDHMDYGNDFVFHFIYMFRTNGKRFSKTFHCMTNSIKKLLVCKGLFEEAIEILKIVQNFNTETYGENNKITLDTKDDIASCLNNMGKYNEALEIYYAVDKIRTEILGINHPSTMTTKHNIAICLNNMGKYNEALEIYYSVDKIKTEILGINHPDTMTTKHNIANCLNDMGKYNEALEIYYAVDKIRTEILGINHPSTMTTKHNIAICLNNMGKYNEALEIYYSVDKIKTEILGINHPDTMTTKHNIASCLNDMGKYNEALEIYYSVDKIQTEILGINHPDTMTTKHNIASCLNDMGKYNEALEIYYSVDKIKTEILGINHPDTMTTKHNIASCLDGMGKYNEALEIYYSVDKIGTEILGINHPSTMKTKHCIALCLNKMGKYNEALEIYYSVDKIKTEILGINHPSTMTTKHNIASCLNDMGKYKEALEIYYSVDKIKTEILGINHPDTMTTKHSIAICLNKMGKYNEALEIYYSVDKIKTEILGINHPSTMTTKHCIAICLNNMGKYNEALEIYYSVDKIKTEILGINHPDTMTTKHNIASCLDGMGKYNEALEIYYSVDKIGSEILGINHPSTMTTKHCIALCLNKMGKYNEALEIYYSVDKIKTEILGINHPSTMTTKHNIASCLNDMGKYKEALEIYYSVDKIKTEILGINHPDTMTTKHSIAICLNKMGKYNEALEIYYSVDKIKTEILGINHPSTMTTKHCIAICLNNMGKYNEALEIYYSVDKIKTEILGINHPSTMTTKHNIASCLNDMGKYKEALEIYYSVDKIETEILGINHPDTMATKHNIASCLNDMGKYNEALEIYYSVDKIRTEILGINHPDTMATKHNIAQCLNNMGKYNEALEIYYSVDKIKTEILGINHPSTMATKHNIASCLYNMGKYNEALEIYYSVDKIQTEIFGINHPDTMTTKHCIAICLNN
- the LOC136075196 gene encoding uncharacterized protein LOC136075196 isoform X3; translation: MSGVGKTHIARKYCEISYNFYKNVVWIDAAFAMLQTSMRNHCQILGFEVQDSKGDYFDIKVIVGKIHNYYKYEKTLYVFDNVDDESVKNLSTYISKKPNSFTLITSQWRTWSNNVNKMFVDVFSSEEAFAYVKNITRESSDENIRNLIKELGYHPFAISQAIKYINIYKVSIEKYIDRYRSKPAEILENNNFPTEIESKSAIKAINLVLIKLEKIQPFLFKILNCLSHCDGQNISKQFITQISNQMETNDESLIDEAIVLLMSYSLLNYFDDKKYTIHELTQLTCKCFQKRNSSTNTYLDLFENYFKVELNQVKDHMDYGNDFVFHFIYMFRTNGKRFSKTFHCMTNSIKKLLVCKGLFEEAIEILKIVQNFNTETYGENNKITLDTKDDIASCLNNMGKYNEALEIYYAVDKIRTEILGINHPSTMTTKHNIAICLNNMGKYNEALEIYYSVDKIKTEILGINHPDTMTTKHNIANCLNDMGKYNEALEIYYAVDKIRTEILGINHPSTMTTKHNIAICLNNMGKYNEALEIYYSVDKIKTEILGINHPDTMTTKHNIASCLNDMGKYNEALEIYYSVDKIQTEILGINHPDTMTTKHNIASCLNDMGKYNEALEIYYSVDKIKTEILGINHPDTMTTKHNIASCLDGMGKYNEALEIYYSVDKIGTEILGINHPSTMKTKHCIALCLNKMGKYNEALEIYYSVDKIKTEILGINHPSTMTTKHNIASCLNDMGKYKEALEIYYSVDKIKTEILGINHPDTMTTKHSIAICLNKMGKYNEALEIYYSVDKIKTEILGINHPSTMTTKHCIAICLNNMGKYNEALEIYYSVDKIKTEILGINHPDTMTTKHNIASCLDGMGKYNEALEIYYSVDKIGSEILGINHPSTMTTKHCIALCLNKMGKYNEALEIYYSVDKIKTEILGINHPSTMTTKHNIASCLNDMGKYKEALEIYYSVDKIKTEILGINHPDTMTTKHSIAICLNKMGKYNEALEIYYSVDKIKTEILGINHPSTMTTKHCIAICLNNMGKYNEALEIYYSVDKIKTEILGINHPSTMTTKHNIASCLNDMGKYKEALEIYYSVDKIETEILGINHPDTMATKHNIASCLNDMGKYNEALEIYYSVDKIRTEILGINHPDTMATKHNIAQCLNNMGKYNEALEIYYSVDKIKTEILGINHPSTMATKHNIASCLYNMGKYNEALEIYYSVDKIQTEIFGINHPDTMTTKHCIAICLNN
- the LOC136075196 gene encoding uncharacterized protein LOC136075196 isoform X2, which produces MYKQVGYEDSKTENLFSRKKLLCEIQDYFLQDANEPTLVLYGMSGVGKTHIARKYCEISYNFYKNVVWIDAAFAMLQTSMRNHCQILGFEVQDSKGDYFDIKVIVGKIHNYYKYEKTLYVFDNVDDESVKNLSTYISKKPNSFTLITSQWRTWSNNVNKMFVDVFSSEEAFAYVKNITRESSDENIRNLIKELGYHPFAISQAIKYINIYKVSIEKYIDRYRSKPAEILENNNFPTEIESKSAIKAINLVLIKLEKIQPFLFKILNCLSHCDGQNISKQFITQISNQMETNDESLIDEAIVLLMSYSLLNYFDDKKYTIHELTQLTCKCFQKRNSSTNTYLDLFENYFKVELNQVKDHMDYGNDFVFHFIYMFRTNGKRFSKTFHCMTNSIKKLLVCKGLFEEAIEILKIVQNFNTETYGENNKITLDTKDDIASCLNNMGKYNEALEIYYAVDKIRTEILGINHPSTMTTKHNIAICLNNMGKYNEALEIYYSVDKIKTEILGINHPDTMTTKHNIANCLNDMGKYNEALEIYYAVDKIRTEILGINHPSTMTTKHNIAICLNNMGKYNEALEIYYSVDKIKTEILGINHPDTMTTKHNIASCLNDMGKYNEALEIYYSVDKIQTEILGINHPDTMTTKHNIASCLNDMGKYNEALEIYYSVDKIKTEILGINHPDTMTTKHNIASCLDGMGKYNEALEIYYSVDKIGTEILGINHPSTMKTKHCIALCLNKMGKYNEALEIYYSVDKIKTEILGINHPSTMTTKHNIASCLNDMGKYKEALEIYYSVDKIKTEILGINHPDTMTTKHSIAICLNKMGKYNEALEIYYSVDKIKTEILGINHPSTMTTKHCIAICLNNMGKYNEALEIYYSVDKIKTEILGINHPDTMTTKHNIASCLDGMGKYNEALEIYYSVDKIGSEILGINHPSTMTTKHCIALCLNKMGKYNEALEIYYSVDKIKTEILGINHPSTMTTKHNIASCLNDMGKYKEALEIYYSVDKIKTEILGINHPDTMTTKHSIAICLNKMGKYNEALEIYYSVDKIKTEILGINHPSTMTTKHCIAICLNNMGKYNEALEIYYSVDKIKTEILGINHPSTMTTKHNIASCLNDMGKYKEALEIYYSVDKIETEILGINHPDTMATKHNIASCLNDMGKYNEALEIYYSVDKIRTEILGINHPDTMATKHNIAQCLNNMGKYNEALEIYYSVDKIKTEILGINHPSTMATKHNIASCLYNMGKYNEALEIYYSVDKIQTEIFGINHPDTMTTKHCIAICLNN